A portion of the uncultured Draconibacterium sp. genome contains these proteins:
- a CDS encoding twin-arginine translocation signal domain-containing protein — protein sequence MSNEYEQSRRAFLTKLGLTVGAGVVAGEKLSGKVLNSKAEFPLESDQQQLMDRYEDWMDEFIPVIKAFRANPNDKEAGRRIAELSEEAETWREQLTVFMKDDNFARYYMTATERMTKEIY from the coding sequence ATGAGTAACGAATACGAACAATCAAGAAGAGCCTTTTTAACCAAATTAGGGCTAACTGTTGGCGCCGGTGTTGTTGCCGGAGAAAAATTGTCGGGAAAGGTGTTGAACAGTAAAGCTGAATTTCCGTTGGAAAGCGATCAGCAACAATTGATGGATCGGTACGAGGATTGGATGGACGAATTTATCCCGGTGATTAAAGCATTTCGTGCTAATCCGAATGACAAAGAAGCCGGTCGTCGTATTGCCGAACTTTCGGAAGAAGCAGAAACCTGGCGCGAGCAGCTTACCGTTTTTATGAAAGACGATAATTTTGCACGTTACTACATGACAGCCACTGAGCGAATGACCAAAGAAATTTATTGA
- a CDS encoding PIG-L family deacetylase, with translation MKKLKLLLKIFVGLFLIVVILFLGFRSYLFSDDVQLENSITQQLQSKKVMVIFAHPDDESYTTELLLDAEKEGIQTALLTFTPGDAGTQMPQVCQQQFLGDVRKAEVYKSGYALGVDYQKVFEYGDGTLKDQRLPQLVDDIQQELEKFKPDLIVTFWPESGMTMHPDHMTIGKATQLAFANYKKGKNAKLAYTIMPSKVVSMLGGDEMLKLQPEANISIKANAAAKVRLWNINASQNQFVKDYTGMPAWLIYRLINREYYFIENHESK, from the coding sequence ATGAAAAAACTAAAACTTCTGCTAAAAATTTTTGTAGGCCTATTTTTAATTGTCGTTATATTGTTTTTGGGTTTCCGTAGCTATTTATTTTCAGACGATGTTCAACTGGAAAATTCAATAACACAACAGCTTCAATCGAAAAAGGTAATGGTTATTTTTGCTCACCCTGATGACGAATCATATACAACAGAGTTGCTTCTGGATGCTGAAAAGGAAGGAATTCAAACGGCACTGCTCACTTTCACACCGGGCGATGCCGGCACACAAATGCCACAGGTTTGCCAACAACAGTTTTTGGGCGATGTACGAAAAGCAGAAGTATACAAAAGTGGTTATGCACTGGGAGTTGATTACCAAAAAGTTTTTGAATATGGCGACGGCACATTGAAAGATCAACGGTTGCCGCAATTAGTTGATGACATACAACAAGAACTGGAAAAGTTTAAACCCGATTTAATTGTAACTTTTTGGCCCGAAAGCGGAATGACCATGCACCCCGACCACATGACAATAGGGAAAGCAACACAATTGGCTTTTGCCAATTATAAAAAAGGTAAAAATGCCAAACTGGCTTACACAATTATGCCCTCAAAAGTGGTTTCAATGCTGGGTGGCGACGAAATGCTGAAACTACAACCGGAAGCGAACATTTCAATAAAAGCCAATGCTGCTGCAAAAGTCCGGCTTTGGAATATTAATGCTTCACAAAACCAATTTGTGAAAGATTATACCGGAATGCCTGCATGGTTGATTTACCGGCTGATAAACCGTGAGTACTATTTTATTGAAAATCATGAAAGCAAATAG
- a CDS encoding S8 family serine peptidase yields the protein MKYTIILLGALLMGFEQINAQNYFWIGFTDKNNSEYSLDHPEAYLSARAIQRRTKQNIAIDSLDLPVNQNYIDSVLTLNVEFVHTSKWLNGITVRCDSANLADSVLHWDFVHEIQLTKPASIIKSVSNKFADENFSDAPPIDSTLYGGSVLQVGMMEGQFLHNNNFKGQNVQIAILDGGFYRADEYPAFDSLWINNQILGTKDFVNPNSDFFATNYHGMSVLSCMGGNIPGELIGTAPKASYWLLRSEDTNSEYIVEEDHWVAAAEFADSVGADIINSSLGYTEFQDAATNHVYADMDGNTTRVTRGANIAASRGMLVFSSAGNERNDPWFRIVAPSDGVNVIGVGAVDANFNPAYFSSAGPAANGALKPNVSAMGYQTTLQRADGSVGIANGTSFSSPVLAGMAASLWQAYPEKTAIEIKAAIEASGHLFNSPDSLQGYGVPNIRTASSLLDPLAVKVVEQNKLWTVYPNPVRDRLLVQSKHNFQDEEIELKLYTLDGNLVKNLSIPATPTVTVNGLETLQSGIYLLVVRTKNSSETFKINKIR from the coding sequence ATGAAGTATACAATTATACTCCTTGGCGCGCTGTTAATGGGATTTGAACAAATAAATGCACAGAATTATTTTTGGATTGGATTTACTGATAAAAATAATTCTGAATATTCCTTGGATCATCCCGAAGCATATCTTTCAGCAAGAGCCATTCAGCGCCGTACCAAGCAAAATATTGCCATCGATTCGCTCGATTTGCCGGTTAATCAAAACTACATCGATTCGGTGCTTACTCTCAATGTCGAGTTTGTACATACCTCAAAATGGTTGAATGGAATTACTGTTCGTTGCGATTCCGCAAATTTAGCCGACAGCGTTTTGCATTGGGATTTTGTTCACGAAATACAGCTTACAAAACCAGCCTCAATTATAAAAAGTGTAAGCAATAAATTTGCTGACGAGAATTTTAGTGATGCTCCGCCAATTGATTCAACACTTTACGGCGGCTCTGTTTTGCAGGTTGGTATGATGGAAGGACAGTTTTTGCACAACAATAATTTCAAAGGACAGAATGTACAAATTGCCATTTTAGATGGAGGTTTTTACCGGGCCGATGAATACCCGGCTTTCGATAGTCTGTGGATTAACAACCAAATTTTGGGAACCAAAGACTTTGTAAATCCCAATTCGGATTTTTTCGCTACCAACTATCACGGAATGAGTGTGCTGTCGTGTATGGGAGGAAATATTCCCGGCGAATTGATTGGAACAGCACCAAAAGCTTCTTATTGGTTGTTGCGCTCCGAGGACACGAACTCTGAATATATTGTTGAAGAGGACCACTGGGTTGCAGCTGCCGAATTTGCCGACAGTGTTGGAGCTGATATTATAAACTCATCGCTGGGATACACCGAATTTCAGGATGCCGCTACCAACCATGTTTATGCAGATATGGATGGAAATACAACGCGTGTTACTCGCGGAGCGAATATTGCCGCATCGCGTGGAATGCTTGTTTTTTCAAGTGCCGGAAATGAAAGAAACGATCCTTGGTTTAGAATCGTTGCACCTTCTGACGGGGTAAATGTAATAGGTGTTGGCGCCGTTGATGCAAACTTTAATCCGGCTTACTTTTCATCAGCCGGGCCGGCGGCCAACGGAGCATTAAAACCAAATGTATCGGCAATGGGCTATCAAACCACACTTCAACGGGCAGATGGTTCTGTTGGAATTGCGAATGGAACCTCTTTTTCTTCACCGGTTTTGGCCGGAATGGCTGCCTCGCTTTGGCAGGCTTATCCCGAAAAAACTGCTATTGAGATAAAAGCTGCAATTGAGGCGAGCGGACATCTGTTTAATTCGCCCGATTCGTTGCAGGGATACGGCGTACCGAATATAAGAACGGCCAGTTCGTTGCTCGATCCATTAGCAGTAAAAGTAGTAGAACAAAACAAGCTGTGGACTGTCTATCCCAACCCTGTGCGCGACCGGCTTTTGGTTCAGTCAAAACATAATTTTCAGGATGAGGAGATTGAATTGAAACTATACACCTTGGATGGTAACCTGGTTAAAAACCTCAGCATACCTGCAACTCCCACTGTAACTGTTAACGGTTTAGAAACCCTGCAATCAGGAATTTATTTATTGGTGGTACGAACAAAAAACAGTTCCGAAACCTTTAAGATCAATAAAATCAGGTAA
- the xseA gene encoding exodeoxyribonuclease VII large subunit: MNQRLTLSELNQLIKNALLDAFPGTVWVVAEVSELKQNRSGHCYLELIEKEGNTISARSRATIWSYTYRMLKPYFETTTGQLFTEGIKVLVQATVEYHPAYGLSLNIKDIDPTYTVGDMAMQRKEIINRLKAEGVFEMNKELALPLVPQKIAVISSATAAGFQDFMNQLENNEYGFKFYTKLFEAYMQGAETVPSIINALDRIFNHDDFFDAVAIIRGGGATADLSSFDDYDLAMNITQFSLPVITGIGHEKDDTIIDLVAHTRMKTPTAVAEFFVNGVERYYERLLELENSIVQLTRETLDAKQEKLERAAEALKYSVADFINFRQQQLNKRSNELQQNVSQFSFKKHNELSKLKHSLDSGLSVWFVEEKNNIGKKQRILRRVVGEAVFKENAKVNHQQDLLAGRVRNVLAKEHDRILINENSVRLLNPENVLKRGFTVTLKDGKIIKSSKDVKVGEKLETRFADGTVESKIIKK; encoded by the coding sequence ATGAACCAGCGACTCACGCTCTCGGAATTAAACCAATTAATTAAGAATGCCCTTTTGGATGCATTTCCAGGCACTGTTTGGGTAGTTGCCGAAGTGAGTGAGTTAAAGCAAAACAGGAGCGGACATTGTTATTTGGAGTTGATTGAAAAAGAGGGGAATACCATAAGCGCACGTTCGCGGGCAACCATTTGGTCGTACACTTACCGCATGCTAAAACCGTATTTCGAAACCACAACCGGACAGCTTTTTACCGAGGGTATAAAAGTGCTGGTACAGGCAACGGTTGAGTATCATCCGGCATATGGTTTAAGTCTGAACATAAAAGACATTGACCCAACCTACACGGTTGGCGACATGGCCATGCAGCGAAAGGAAATAATAAATCGACTGAAGGCTGAAGGTGTTTTTGAAATGAACAAGGAACTGGCACTTCCGCTGGTGCCACAAAAAATTGCTGTTATTTCGTCGGCAACAGCTGCCGGTTTTCAGGATTTTATGAACCAGCTGGAGAACAACGAATACGGCTTTAAGTTTTACACCAAATTGTTTGAGGCCTACATGCAGGGGGCCGAAACCGTACCTTCAATTATTAATGCGCTGGATCGAATTTTTAATCACGACGATTTTTTCGATGCGGTAGCGATTATTCGCGGAGGAGGTGCCACTGCCGACCTGAGTAGTTTTGATGACTATGATTTGGCGATGAACATTACACAATTTTCGCTTCCGGTTATTACAGGTATTGGTCACGAAAAGGATGATACAATTATTGATTTGGTGGCGCATACACGAATGAAAACACCAACCGCGGTAGCCGAGTTTTTTGTAAACGGAGTTGAACGTTACTACGAACGTTTGCTGGAGTTGGAAAATAGCATCGTTCAATTAACCCGCGAAACGCTGGATGCTAAACAGGAAAAGCTGGAACGGGCGGCTGAAGCATTAAAATATTCAGTAGCCGATTTTATAAATTTCAGGCAGCAGCAGCTGAATAAACGAAGCAACGAACTGCAACAAAATGTCAGCCAGTTTTCGTTTAAAAAGCACAACGAACTTAGTAAACTGAAACACAGTTTAGATTCGGGACTTTCGGTATGGTTTGTAGAAGAAAAAAACAACATTGGCAAAAAACAACGCATACTGAGAAGAGTGGTGGGAGAAGCTGTTTTTAAAGAGAATGCAAAAGTAAATCATCAGCAAGATTTGTTGGCCGGACGTGTGCGAAATGTCTTGGCAAAAGAGCACGACCGAATCCTTATAAATGAAAATTCGGTACGCTTACTTAATCCTGAAAACGTTTTAAAAAGGGGATTTACTGTAACTTTAAAAGATGGAAAAATAATAAAGTCGAGCAAAGATGTTAAAGTGGGAGAAAAACTGGAAACACGATTTGCCGACGGAACTGTAGAAAGTAAGATCATAAAAAAATAA
- the xseB gene encoding exodeoxyribonuclease VII small subunit gives MAAKKISYSEAMAEIEEILEKIENEELDVDELAEKVKRVSVLLKTCKDKLTKTNEQVEQILKEMED, from the coding sequence ATGGCAGCTAAAAAGATTTCATACAGCGAGGCGATGGCCGAGATAGAAGAAATTCTTGAAAAGATAGAAAATGAAGAGCTCGATGTGGATGAACTGGCCGAGAAGGTAAAACGGGTTTCGGTTTTACTAAAAACCTGTAAGGATAAACTGACAAAAACCAACGAGCAGGTAGAGCAGATTTTAAAAGAAATGGAAGACTAA
- a CDS encoding DUF2007 domain-containing protein, with protein sequence MDKQDKIVKLFTGEDIMISRLKQELETAGINPLVQDGFKQGIAAGFGGGVPSAIDIFVSESDFPKAQEILKAITEE encoded by the coding sequence ATGGACAAACAAGATAAAATTGTAAAACTTTTTACCGGCGAAGATATAATGATCAGCAGACTAAAGCAAGAGCTGGAAACTGCCGGTATCAACCCTTTGGTGCAAGATGGATTTAAACAGGGTATTGCTGCCGGTTTTGGAGGTGGCGTTCCTTCTGCCATCGATATTTTTGTGAGTGAAAGTGATTTCCCAAAAGCACAGGAAATACTAAAAGCAATAACTGAAGAATAG
- the deoC gene encoding deoxyribose-phosphate aldolase — MYTKEQVAQTIDHAVLKPEQTLADLKENAEMCIKNKVFSMCVKPCDIKAAKELLKDSGVKVSCVLSFPHGADATPVKAFQAKQAIEDGTDEIDMVMNIGRFLSGEYDYVRDDIKAVVEVAHQHNVLVKVIQESGHLTLEQIAKACELSYEAGADFVKTSTGFGPGGAKPEYIEVMVKTVGDKMQVKPSGGIRDWATAVAFLDMGANRLGIGSTEAVLNGATASGDY, encoded by the coding sequence ATGTATACAAAAGAACAGGTAGCGCAAACCATCGATCATGCGGTTTTAAAACCCGAACAAACATTGGCCGATCTGAAAGAGAATGCCGAAATGTGCATTAAAAACAAGGTATTCAGCATGTGTGTGAAACCTTGCGATATAAAAGCTGCCAAAGAATTGTTGAAAGACAGTGGTGTAAAAGTTTCGTGCGTACTCAGTTTTCCGCACGGAGCAGATGCAACGCCGGTTAAGGCATTTCAGGCAAAACAAGCCATTGAAGACGGAACCGATGAGATTGATATGGTAATGAATATCGGACGGTTTCTTTCGGGCGAATACGATTATGTGCGCGATGACATAAAAGCTGTTGTGGAAGTGGCTCATCAGCACAATGTATTGGTAAAGGTTATCCAGGAAAGCGGACATTTAACTTTGGAGCAAATTGCCAAAGCCTGCGAATTGTCGTACGAAGCAGGTGCCGATTTTGTAAAAACATCTACAGGTTTCGGGCCGGGAGGAGCAAAACCGGAGTACATTGAAGTAATGGTAAAAACGGTTGGCGATAAAATGCAGGTAAAACCTTCGGGCGGAATCCGCGATTGGGCAACGGCAGTTGCATTTCTCGATATGGGAGCAAATCGTTTAGGTATTGGCTCAACAGAAGCCGTGCTAAATGGTGCAACAGCCAGTGGAGATTATTAA
- a CDS encoding TonB-dependent receptor has translation MKKFSLVLLLQIMAVIAFGQINLTGVVKGDGETLAGASVVIEKSFYGVSTQADGSFEFKNLKPGNYTLLVSFIGFEPQKIDLQLTASKNIEVDLEPNVIMTDEVLISATRAGNKTPVAYSNVSSDEIAKRNMGQDIPFLLNLTPSFVTTSDAGAGVGYTNFRVRGTDLNRINVSVNGIPLNDAESHGTWFVDQPDMASSLENVQIQRGVGTSTNGAAAFGASINLQTNSLNKEAYGSYKTAAGTFNTFKNTISAGTGLINDHFTLDVRLSKVTSDGFVDRASSDLKSFFVSGGYYSENTIIKMNVFTGYEETYQAWYGVPSVRLNNDMAGMQQYADHWLMSQEEVDHMMASDSRTYNYYTYKNQVDHYVQDHYQLHFSHKFNPNLNLNASLHYTYGTGYYENYKADEDLADYLLPNIEIGGEVIETTDLINRKWLDNDFYGFTYSLNYNKNNSDFTLGGGYNVYDGRHFGKVIWAQYLGDAEYDHDWYRGTGLKKDFNIFAKYNWQVAEKLNLFADLQYRRIDYTIEGTDDELQVLEQDHDFNFFNPKLGIFYQIADNQDLYLSFAVANREPNRTAFVEQPSGQEPPVYETLHDWELGYNFASSKFSFGANAYFMNYKDQLVLTGQIDDVGNAIMVNVDESYRTGIELQAGVQIANNFQWNGNTTLSINKIKDFTEYVDNWDTWGQDAFDLGNTDLAFSPNVVANSQFVYSPGEHFSIGFVSQYVGDQYIDNTSSDDRKIDAYFVNHLKADYSFKTNLFDEITLHFMANNLFDVEYESNAWVYPYLLGGERYKMDGYYPQAGAHFMFGIDFTF, from the coding sequence ATGAAAAAATTTAGTTTAGTACTGCTGTTGCAAATTATGGCAGTAATTGCTTTCGGGCAAATTAATTTAACAGGCGTTGTTAAAGGAGATGGAGAAACTTTGGCCGGTGCCAGTGTAGTAATCGAAAAATCGTTTTATGGTGTATCAACTCAGGCCGACGGAAGTTTTGAGTTTAAAAATCTGAAACCGGGCAACTACACCCTGCTTGTTTCGTTTATCGGTTTCGAACCGCAAAAAATCGACCTGCAACTTACGGCAAGTAAAAACATCGAAGTTGACCTGGAGCCCAATGTTATTATGACCGATGAAGTGTTGATTTCGGCAACACGCGCAGGCAATAAAACGCCGGTGGCTTACAGCAATGTAAGTAGCGACGAAATTGCCAAACGCAACATGGGGCAAGACATTCCGTTTTTGTTGAACCTGACACCTTCGTTTGTAACAACTTCTGACGCAGGAGCCGGAGTGGGTTATACCAATTTCCGTGTGCGTGGTACTGATTTGAACCGTATTAATGTGAGTGTGAACGGAATTCCTCTAAATGATGCTGAATCGCACGGTACCTGGTTTGTAGATCAGCCAGACATGGCTTCGTCGCTAGAGAATGTGCAGATTCAGCGTGGTGTGGGAACTTCAACAAACGGTGCTGCAGCTTTTGGCGCCAGTATCAACCTGCAAACCAATTCGCTGAACAAAGAAGCTTACGGTAGCTATAAAACCGCAGCCGGAACATTCAATACTTTCAAAAACACGATTTCTGCAGGAACGGGATTGATCAACGATCATTTTACGCTTGACGTTCGTTTATCAAAAGTTACTTCCGATGGTTTTGTCGACCGTGCCAGCTCAGATCTGAAATCATTCTTTGTATCAGGAGGTTACTACTCGGAAAACACCATTATAAAAATGAATGTATTTACCGGTTACGAAGAAACTTACCAGGCCTGGTACGGCGTACCGTCTGTAAGGCTGAATAACGATATGGCCGGGATGCAACAATATGCCGACCACTGGCTGATGTCGCAGGAGGAAGTGGATCACATGATGGCTTCGGACAGCCGGACGTACAACTACTACACTTACAAAAACCAGGTAGACCATTATGTGCAGGATCATTACCAGTTGCATTTCTCGCATAAATTCAATCCGAACCTGAATTTAAATGCATCGTTGCATTACACTTATGGAACCGGTTACTACGAGAATTACAAAGCCGACGAAGACCTGGCAGATTACCTGTTGCCTAATATTGAAATTGGCGGTGAAGTGATTGAAACTACCGACCTGATCAACCGCAAATGGCTCGATAATGATTTTTACGGATTTACTTACTCGCTGAACTACAACAAAAACAACAGCGATTTTACATTGGGCGGCGGCTACAATGTTTATGATGGCCGTCATTTCGGTAAAGTAATTTGGGCGCAGTATCTGGGCGATGCGGAATACGATCATGATTGGTACCGCGGAACCGGACTAAAAAAAGACTTCAACATTTTTGCAAAATACAATTGGCAAGTGGCTGAAAAGCTGAATTTGTTTGCCGATTTGCAATACCGCCGTATTGATTACACCATTGAAGGAACAGACGATGAGCTCCAGGTTCTGGAACAGGATCACGACTTTAATTTCTTTAACCCGAAGCTGGGTATTTTCTACCAGATTGCCGACAACCAGGATTTGTACCTCTCGTTTGCCGTTGCAAACCGCGAACCCAACCGCACTGCATTTGTAGAACAACCTTCAGGACAAGAACCACCGGTTTACGAAACATTGCACGACTGGGAATTGGGATATAATTTTGCTTCATCGAAATTCTCGTTTGGCGCCAACGCTTATTTTATGAATTACAAAGATCAACTGGTTTTAACCGGCCAGATTGACGATGTTGGTAACGCCATTATGGTTAATGTTGATGAGAGTTACCGTACTGGTATTGAGTTGCAGGCGGGTGTTCAAATTGCCAACAATTTTCAGTGGAATGGTAACACGACGTTAAGCATCAACAAAATCAAAGATTTTACCGAATACGTTGATAACTGGGACACCTGGGGACAAGATGCTTTCGATTTGGGAAATACAGATTTGGCATTTTCTCCAAATGTTGTGGCAAACAGCCAGTTTGTATATTCTCCCGGAGAGCATTTTAGTATTGGCTTTGTTTCGCAGTATGTTGGCGATCAGTACATCGACAACACCTCAAGCGACGACCGTAAGATCGATGCCTATTTTGTAAATCACCTGAAGGCGGACTATTCGTTTAAAACAAATCTGTTTGATGAGATTACATTGCATTTTATGGCCAATAACCTGTTTGATGTGGAGTACGAATCGAACGCATGGGTTTATCCTTATTTGCTGGGTGGCGAACGCTACAAAATGGACGGTTACTATCCGCAGGCCGGAGCGCACTTTATGTTCGGCATAGACTTTACATTCTAG
- a CDS encoding thioesterase family protein yields MQKLKFQEPVYTYHIDFVGHVNNIIYVQWLENARVKLIEAMGLSISQIAVDDNILPIITETNIQYKKPFFLSNEVHVEVWVSDIFNVSANFKFRFRNEKGEICSAAQQKVLFIDRPTQRPSRKFVKYRELFEKYLLEDSEI; encoded by the coding sequence ATGCAAAAGTTAAAATTTCAAGAGCCCGTTTATACGTATCACATTGATTTTGTTGGACACGTAAACAATATTATTTACGTGCAATGGCTCGAAAATGCCCGCGTAAAACTCATCGAAGCCATGGGTTTGTCCATCTCGCAAATTGCGGTCGACGACAATATTTTACCCATTATCACTGAAACGAACATTCAATACAAAAAACCATTTTTCCTGAGTAACGAAGTACATGTTGAAGTCTGGGTTTCAGACATTTTCAATGTGTCGGCTAACTTTAAATTCCGTTTCCGGAACGAAAAAGGCGAAATCTGTTCTGCCGCTCAACAAAAAGTTTTGTTCATCGACCGGCCCACACAACGTCCTTCGCGTAAATTTGTGAAATACAGGGAACTGTTTGAGAAATACCTTTTGGAAGACAGCGAAATATAA
- a CDS encoding glycosyltransferase family 2 protein, translating to MSKNKKIAIVILNWNGVKLFPDYLPSVIEHSKGENIEVIVADNGSTDNSLEFLAAHYPEVTLLDLKENYGFAKGYNVALNQIEANYFVLLNSDVKVEANWIQPCIDHFEEDEKVVAVQPKILSFNDPELFEYAGAAGGYIDKFGYPFCRGRILDHVEKDENQYDQSSEIFWATGACMFVRAEAFKESGGLDADFWAHMEEIDLCWRMKNQGYKIVYEPVSVVYHLGGGSLEYGNPKKVYLNFRNNLYMLYKNLPRKHFLSLFLTRMTLDGAAAAKFLLGREFKAFGAVAKAHRDFYRNLSSLRKKRKKLTQKAIVNNHKEIYPKSIMWKFFVQKKHKFAELNFNPE from the coding sequence ATGAGCAAAAACAAAAAAATTGCCATTGTAATTTTAAACTGGAACGGGGTAAAACTTTTCCCCGATTATCTTCCATCCGTAATCGAACATTCTAAAGGTGAAAACATTGAGGTAATTGTTGCCGACAACGGATCGACTGACAATTCGCTGGAATTTTTAGCAGCCCATTACCCGGAAGTTACATTGCTCGACCTAAAAGAAAATTACGGTTTTGCCAAAGGTTATAATGTGGCTTTAAACCAAATTGAAGCCAACTATTTTGTGTTGCTAAACTCGGATGTTAAAGTTGAAGCTAATTGGATTCAACCGTGCATCGATCATTTTGAAGAGGATGAAAAAGTGGTTGCTGTTCAGCCAAAAATTTTGAGTTTTAACGACCCCGAACTGTTTGAATATGCCGGAGCAGCCGGAGGTTATATAGACAAATTTGGTTACCCGTTTTGCCGTGGTCGTATTTTGGATCATGTAGAGAAAGATGAAAATCAATACGATCAGTCGAGCGAAATTTTCTGGGCAACGGGAGCGTGTATGTTTGTTCGGGCGGAAGCCTTTAAAGAGTCGGGCGGTTTGGATGCCGATTTTTGGGCACACATGGAAGAAATTGATTTGTGCTGGCGCATGAAAAACCAAGGCTACAAAATTGTATACGAACCCGTTAGTGTCGTTTATCATTTGGGCGGCGGAAGTCTCGAATACGGAAATCCCAAAAAGGTTTACCTCAATTTCCGGAACAACCTTTACATGCTGTATAAAAACCTGCCTCGAAAGCATTTCCTTTCGTTATTTTTAACGCGAATGACTCTGGACGGAGCTGCTGCAGCCAAATTTCTATTAGGCAGAGAGTTTAAAGCCTTCGGTGCAGTGGCAAAAGCACACCGCGACTTCTATAGAAATCTATCTTCATTACGTAAAAAGAGAAAGAAGCTTACACAAAAAGCTATCGTTAACAATCATAAAGAGATCTATCCGAAAAGCATCATGTGGAAGTTCTTTGTACAGAAAAAACATAAATTTGCAGAACTGAATTTCAACCCGGAATAA
- a CDS encoding inositol monophosphatase family protein translates to MDYKELCFQVQNIAHSTGNFIRGEQKKITEKNIEIKSVASLVTYVDKTAEKQIVKALKQLLPEAGFVAEEGTAESNNEKYTWFVDPLDGTTNYLHGLAPHSVSIALAEGNELVLGVVYEVGADEMFYSWKGGPAYCNEEIIQTAKRSKSEDTLIATGFPYYDFDKVDEYIEAMKHLMQSTRGIRRFGSAAIDLCYVAAGRFDAFYEHALHAWDVAAGVFILQQAGGKTTDFNGGDNWLFGGEIVSASNAYFPEFFGIVNKHLGEK, encoded by the coding sequence ATGGATTACAAAGAACTTTGTTTTCAGGTACAAAATATAGCACATAGCACAGGTAATTTTATTCGTGGTGAGCAGAAAAAGATCACGGAGAAAAATATTGAAATTAAAAGCGTTGCCAGCCTGGTAACCTACGTTGATAAAACTGCCGAAAAACAAATTGTAAAAGCGTTGAAGCAGCTGCTTCCCGAAGCCGGTTTTGTTGCCGAGGAAGGGACTGCCGAATCCAATAACGAAAAATATACCTGGTTTGTAGATCCGCTCGACGGAACAACCAACTACTTGCACGGATTGGCGCCGCACTCAGTTAGTATTGCATTGGCAGAAGGTAATGAATTAGTACTTGGCGTTGTATACGAAGTTGGCGCCGACGAAATGTTTTATTCGTGGAAAGGCGGCCCGGCCTACTGTAACGAAGAAATTATTCAGACTGCAAAGCGATCAAAATCGGAAGATACGCTGATTGCTACCGGATTCCCCTATTACGATTTCGACAAAGTAGATGAATACATCGAAGCTATGAAACACCTGATGCAATCAACACGCGGAATTCGTCGTTTTGGATCGGCAGCTATCGATTTGTGTTACGTTGCAGCCGGTCGTTTCGATGCTTTTTACGAGCATGCACTACATGCCTGGGACGTGGCAGCAGGCGTATTCATTTTGCAGCAGGCAGGTGGAAAAACTACCGATTTTAATGGCGGCGATAACTGGTTATTCGGCGGAGAAATTGTTTCGGCCAGTAACGCTTATTTCCCTGAATTCTTTGGAATCGTAAACAAACACCTCGGCGAAAAATAA